The Endozoicomonas montiporae CL-33 genome contains a region encoding:
- the mazG gene encoding nucleoside triphosphate pyrophosphohydrolase produces MTQGSDRRFSYDDLVYLMNRLRDPVTGCPWDLKQSFDTIAPYTLEETCEVLEAIASKDHENLKEELGDLLFQVIFHARMAQEESLFDLSDVVHGLVSKMVRRHPHVFPDGHLHSERTGDETTTPEQVTERWGQIKQQEKAAVKSGPLSAMPDKLPAALPAMERAKKIQKAAAKTGFDWPDCSPVYDKIQEELAELQEAETESQERVAEEFGDLLFACVNLGRHLQVDPELALRQATGKFEQRFRTMESLAQTEELEFQQLTLEEMEDYWQQSKRHND; encoded by the coding sequence ATGACACAGGGTTCTGACAGACGATTCAGTTACGACGATCTGGTGTATTTGATGAACCGTCTTCGGGACCCGGTGACGGGCTGCCCCTGGGATCTGAAGCAAAGCTTTGACACCATTGCGCCCTACACTCTGGAAGAAACCTGTGAAGTGCTGGAAGCCATTGCCAGCAAAGATCATGAAAACCTGAAAGAAGAATTGGGTGACTTGCTGTTTCAGGTGATCTTTCATGCCCGAATGGCACAGGAAGAGTCTTTGTTCGATCTGTCTGATGTGGTGCATGGTCTGGTCAGTAAAATGGTTCGCCGTCATCCCCATGTGTTTCCTGACGGGCATCTGCACTCTGAGCGTACCGGAGACGAAACTACAACACCGGAGCAGGTGACCGAGCGCTGGGGGCAGATCAAACAGCAGGAAAAGGCAGCTGTAAAGTCCGGACCGCTTTCTGCGATGCCCGATAAGCTGCCCGCAGCACTGCCAGCCATGGAACGAGCTAAAAAAATCCAGAAAGCGGCTGCGAAAACCGGGTTCGACTGGCCGGACTGCTCACCGGTGTACGACAAAATACAGGAAGAGCTTGCCGAACTTCAGGAAGCTGAAACCGAAAGTCAGGAGCGAGTGGCTGAAGAATTTGGTGATCTGCTGTTCGCTTGCGTCAATCTAGGTCGTCATTTGCAGGTAGATCCTGAACTGGCGCTGCGGCAAGCCACAGGGAAATTTGAGCAGCGATTCCGTACCATGGAATCACTGGCGCAGACTGAAGAACTGGAATTTCAGCAGCTGACACTGGAAGAGATGGAAGATTACTGGCAGCAAAGCAAAAGACATAACGATTAA
- the relA gene encoding GTP diphosphokinase, which translates to MVKVREDHPTRYDGSVDLDVWLRRLADAHGINDTARLREACEMSRTAEEQARLQADTVWPTGPGAYRTGLEMIEILAELKVDPDCLVAAALYRAVRERKLALKTVEEHFGTTVAALIKSVQGMAAISTLLNPARTQVLDQSQDQLEKVRKMLVSIIDDVRVALIKLAERTCAIRALRDADKEKRQRVAREVFEIYAPLAHRLGIGYIKWELEDLSFRYLKPQDYKKIARLLDEKRLDRQEYIDNVVEQLQEAMKEADIECEIYGRAKHIYSIWRKMKRKGLDFRELFDIRAFRIITHQVRDCYAALGVVHSLFNHIPQEFDDYIATPKENGYRSLHTAVFGPNGKTLEVQIRTEDMHEEAELGVCAHWKYKGTDVNAKSDSYEEKLAWLRQVMEWHEELGDLSGIAEEWRTDIEPDRIYVFTRNGHVVDLSVGATPVDFAFRIHSEVGLKCRGAKVGGRIVPLNHTLKTGDQVEILTASNAHPSRDWLNPDLGYVTTNRARAKITSWLKKQDRESNLIDGRSQLDAELKRLALTAVDLQPLLKQTPFESLDDMYAAIGAGDYRMAQITTLAQRELSPEEEKDFEIRTKPRQEKTSDSTINIDGVGNLLTQMAGCCQPVPGDAIIGYITTGRGVSIHRQDCNNALILQNQEPERLIEVNWGHSPEYAYPVEVQILAYDRSGLLRDITVVLANEKVNVLEVSTRTSKEDNMATMRLLLEVNSLQQLGVVLAKVDKLPNVIEAVRYRKEARGK; encoded by the coding sequence ATGGTCAAGGTAAGAGAAGATCACCCAACCCGGTACGATGGGTCTGTCGATCTGGATGTCTGGTTAAGACGTCTGGCCGATGCCCATGGTATCAACGATACCGCACGTCTTCGGGAAGCCTGCGAAATGAGCCGTACTGCCGAAGAGCAGGCGCGTTTGCAGGCCGATACCGTATGGCCAACGGGGCCGGGCGCTTATCGAACCGGTCTGGAAATGATCGAAATCCTGGCCGAGCTGAAAGTTGACCCGGACTGTCTGGTCGCTGCAGCGCTTTACCGGGCGGTGCGTGAGCGAAAGCTGGCACTGAAAACGGTTGAAGAGCACTTTGGCACAACGGTTGCCGCCCTTATCAAGTCTGTTCAGGGAATGGCTGCCATCAGTACGTTGCTGAATCCTGCACGAACACAGGTGCTGGATCAGTCCCAGGATCAGCTGGAAAAAGTCCGCAAGATGCTGGTGTCCATTATTGATGATGTGCGGGTTGCATTGATCAAACTGGCCGAGCGTACCTGTGCTATTCGTGCCCTGCGGGATGCGGACAAGGAAAAACGTCAGCGCGTGGCCCGTGAAGTATTTGAAATCTATGCACCGCTGGCGCACCGTCTGGGCATTGGTTACATCAAATGGGAGCTGGAAGACCTGTCTTTCCGCTATCTGAAGCCTCAGGACTACAAGAAGATTGCCCGTCTGCTGGATGAAAAACGTCTGGACAGACAGGAGTACATCGACAATGTGGTTGAGCAGCTGCAGGAAGCCATGAAAGAGGCGGACATAGAGTGTGAAATCTATGGTCGTGCCAAGCACATCTACAGTATCTGGCGCAAAATGAAGCGCAAAGGGCTCGACTTCCGCGAACTGTTTGATATCCGGGCTTTCCGGATCATTACCCATCAGGTGCGGGACTGTTATGCCGCTCTGGGTGTGGTGCATTCCTTGTTTAACCATATCCCCCAGGAGTTTGATGATTACATCGCAACCCCCAAGGAAAATGGTTATCGCTCGTTGCACACGGCGGTGTTTGGTCCGAATGGCAAAACACTCGAAGTGCAGATTCGCACCGAGGATATGCACGAAGAAGCCGAGCTGGGTGTGTGTGCTCACTGGAAATATAAGGGCACTGACGTTAATGCCAAAAGCGACAGTTACGAAGAAAAGCTGGCCTGGCTGCGTCAGGTTATGGAGTGGCATGAAGAACTGGGCGACCTGAGTGGTATTGCAGAAGAGTGGCGCACCGATATTGAGCCGGACCGGATTTATGTCTTCACCCGCAATGGTCATGTGGTGGATTTGTCGGTGGGCGCGACACCGGTGGACTTTGCCTTCCGTATTCACTCGGAAGTGGGTCTTAAGTGTCGTGGTGCCAAAGTGGGCGGGCGCATTGTTCCCCTGAATCACACCCTGAAAACAGGGGATCAGGTGGAGATCCTTACCGCTTCCAACGCTCACCCGAGTCGTGACTGGCTGAACCCGGATCTGGGTTATGTCACCACCAACCGGGCACGTGCCAAAATTACCAGCTGGCTCAAAAAGCAGGATCGGGAGTCCAACCTGATCGATGGTCGCAGCCAGCTGGATGCCGAGCTGAAGCGTCTGGCTCTGACCGCTGTTGACCTTCAACCCTTGTTGAAGCAAACACCGTTTGAAAGTCTGGATGATATGTACGCGGCTATTGGTGCCGGTGACTATCGGATGGCACAGATCACTACGCTGGCGCAGCGCGAGTTGTCGCCGGAAGAAGAGAAAGACTTTGAGATTCGCACCAAACCAAGGCAGGAAAAAACCTCCGACAGCACCATTAACATTGATGGCGTTGGTAACCTGTTAACGCAGATGGCCGGTTGCTGCCAGCCTGTGCCGGGTGATGCCATCATCGGTTACATCACGACCGGTCGCGGTGTCAGTATCCATCGTCAGGATTGTAACAATGCGCTGATTCTGCAGAATCAGGAGCCGGAACGTCTGATTGAGGTCAACTGGGGTCACTCTCCCGAGTACGCTTACCCGGTGGAAGTGCAGATTCTGGCCTATGACCGGTCGGGGCTGTTAAGGGACATTACCGTTGTACTCGCCAATGAAAAAGTGAACGTGTTGGAAGTCAGCACCCGCACCAGCAAGGAAGACAATATGGCAACGATGCGACTGCTGCTGGAAGTGAATAGCCTGCAACAACTGGGCGTGGTGTTAGCCAAGGTGGATAAACTGCCTAATGTCATTGAAGCGGTGCGTTACCGTAAAGAAGCGAGAGGAAAGTAA
- the cysM gene encoding cysteine synthase CysM, whose product MNYPTIESLVGNTPLIRLQRLTSSSSSTVLLKMEGQNPAGSVKDRPALSMITEAESRGDIQPGDTLIEATSGNTGIALAMAAAIRGYRMVLIMPDNMTEERRKSMSAYGAELIEVAQAQGMEGARDLALEMERSGQGKVLNQFANEDNPLAHYKGTGPEIWEQTRGTITHFVSAMGTTGTIMGTSRYLKKQNPGIAIVGLQPAEGASIPGIRRWAPEYLPQIYDKSRVDQVLDISQQEAEQTMRELSTKEGIFCGLSSGGAVAGALRVAQAVKGATIVCIICDRGDRYLSIL is encoded by the coding sequence ATGAACTACCCAACCATTGAGTCACTGGTCGGCAATACACCGTTGATTCGCCTGCAGCGACTGACCAGCAGTTCATCCAGTACTGTTTTATTAAAAATGGAAGGGCAAAATCCTGCGGGTTCGGTTAAAGATCGTCCGGCTTTATCCATGATTACTGAAGCGGAGTCCAGAGGCGACATTCAACCAGGCGACACCCTGATAGAAGCCACCAGCGGAAACACAGGCATCGCTCTGGCTATGGCTGCCGCGATTCGTGGCTACCGGATGGTTTTGATCATGCCTGACAATATGACTGAAGAACGTCGCAAATCCATGTCAGCCTATGGTGCCGAATTGATAGAGGTAGCACAGGCACAAGGTATGGAAGGCGCCCGGGATCTCGCTCTGGAAATGGAACGAAGTGGTCAGGGCAAAGTGCTCAATCAGTTTGCCAACGAGGATAACCCACTCGCTCATTATAAAGGTACTGGACCTGAAATCTGGGAACAGACTCGGGGCACCATCACACACTTTGTCAGTGCCATGGGCACCACGGGAACCATTATGGGCACTTCCCGTTATCTCAAGAAACAAAATCCGGGCATTGCAATTGTTGGCCTGCAGCCCGCTGAAGGCGCAAGCATTCCCGGCATTCGCCGCTGGGCTCCAGAGTACCTGCCACAAATATACGATAAAAGCCGTGTGGATCAGGTACTGGACATTTCCCAACAGGAAGCGGAACAGACCATGCGCGAACTTTCAACTAAAGAGGGTATCTTCTGCGGCCTGTCATCAGGTGGTGCTGTAGCAGGTGCATTGCGTGTGGCACAGGCAGTTAAAGGTGCCACCATTGTCTGCATTATCTGTGATCGTGGTGACCGGTATCTGTCTATTCTCTGA
- a CDS encoding ATP-binding protein, with translation MHSTLSEPVSFQYGNINFNIRKKNNALLTGTCHRMTPHHNNNTTQAVKQRILLMALLPGILISLIMGSLYLWTRFSELEHQLLEKAQSNSARLSTFIDFALTDGDLQQVQELSSLALEDGDVRAISLLDEHGREIIHAGPKLGVAENLQKFPTIPTLVSGDESLLVTSPLYRIENNYSRVAGWLRVEYSYGPTSLKKYRSLVFSALLVLLGLGAGILFCLRLGHSILQPLEQMMDRLAAINGGNMHQRLDTNPAGLLHELESTINTMLDSIEKTSDAMRKSVDQTTEELQETLETIEIQNVELDLARKEALEASRSKSEFLANMSHEIRTPLNGIIGYTSLMLEGELKPQQREYLTTIEKSAQGLMSMLNDILDFSRLEAGKLELDNSRLNLHAVLDDVLSIMAPAAYHKSLELVSFIYNDAPADIMGDRQRLSQILINLVSNAIKFTNHGSVAVRVMLEHKDNNGFMTLKFTVTDTGTGMTPAQHSKLFKAFSQADSSRSRKAGGTGLGLAISKSLVEQMHGEIGLDSDLGRGSSFWFTIRTHAAEQTTTRKLPRPAKRSVLLYEPLELSRLAITHQLERLNCIVDPLRHKQDIARHLKSSQFDLIIVSQEDRPLNSILADVSERLQKTPVLVLTTTSSMDEYPDELPDNVSTLSKPVGLQRLSDALTDIDSGKRPQHHQETLTQPQSRQSILVVDDNPVNVKLLKTMLSNMGQSVKTANSGFEAIEQCQSNTFDLVLMDVQMPGMDGIEATRQIRAMEHIGQSLPIIGPHKLDR, from the coding sequence GTGCATTCAACATTAAGCGAGCCTGTTAGCTTTCAATATGGCAACATTAATTTTAATATTCGCAAAAAGAATAATGCACTACTCACAGGCACCTGCCACCGTATGACGCCCCATCACAACAACAATACGACACAGGCAGTCAAACAGAGAATCCTGCTGATGGCACTGCTGCCAGGCATACTGATCTCTCTGATAATGGGCAGCCTCTATCTATGGACACGTTTTTCAGAGCTGGAACACCAACTGCTGGAGAAGGCACAAAGCAACAGCGCGCGCCTGTCCACATTTATCGACTTCGCCCTGACGGACGGAGACCTTCAGCAAGTGCAGGAGCTATCATCTCTGGCACTGGAAGACGGCGATGTCAGAGCCATCAGCCTGCTGGACGAACATGGGCGCGAAATAATTCATGCCGGCCCTAAACTCGGGGTCGCTGAAAACCTGCAGAAATTTCCGACCATACCAACACTGGTGTCCGGTGATGAATCCCTGCTGGTGACCTCCCCTCTGTATCGCATTGAAAACAATTATTCCCGGGTCGCCGGCTGGTTAAGAGTCGAATATTCTTACGGACCAACCAGTCTGAAGAAATACCGTTCACTGGTTTTCAGTGCCTTGCTGGTTTTACTGGGACTGGGGGCTGGCATACTGTTCTGTCTGCGACTCGGCCATTCCATATTGCAGCCACTGGAGCAGATGATGGATCGCCTGGCAGCGATCAACGGGGGCAACATGCATCAGCGGCTGGACACCAATCCTGCCGGTCTTCTGCATGAGCTGGAGTCCACCATCAATACCATGCTGGACAGTATCGAGAAAACCAGTGACGCCATGCGTAAAAGTGTTGACCAGACCACCGAAGAGCTACAGGAAACGCTGGAAACGATAGAGATACAAAACGTCGAGCTGGATCTTGCCCGCAAAGAGGCGCTGGAGGCGAGCCGCAGCAAGAGTGAATTTCTTGCCAATATGAGCCATGAAATCAGAACACCACTGAACGGCATTATTGGTTACACCAGCCTGATGCTGGAAGGTGAACTGAAGCCCCAGCAACGCGAATACCTCACCACCATTGAGAAATCCGCCCAGGGGCTGATGTCAATGTTGAATGATATTCTGGACTTTTCCCGTCTTGAAGCCGGCAAACTGGAACTCGACAACAGTCGTCTGAATCTGCATGCAGTGCTCGATGACGTACTGTCGATTATGGCACCGGCGGCTTACCACAAATCACTGGAATTGGTCAGTTTCATTTATAACGATGCACCCGCCGACATCATGGGGGACCGACAACGACTGTCGCAGATTCTCATTAACCTCGTCAGCAACGCTATAAAATTTACCAACCATGGCAGTGTTGCCGTCCGGGTAATGCTGGAACATAAAGACAATAATGGTTTCATGACACTGAAATTCACCGTCACCGATACCGGCACAGGCATGACACCGGCACAGCACTCAAAGTTGTTCAAAGCCTTTTCTCAAGCTGATTCCAGCCGCAGCAGAAAAGCCGGGGGCACGGGGCTCGGGCTCGCCATCAGTAAAAGCCTTGTGGAACAGATGCACGGTGAAATCGGTCTGGATTCGGATCTGGGTCGAGGCTCCAGTTTCTGGTTTACCATACGTACCCATGCCGCCGAACAAACGACCACCAGGAAGTTACCACGCCCGGCAAAACGTTCCGTTCTGCTTTACGAGCCACTGGAACTGTCAAGACTTGCCATTACTCACCAGCTGGAGCGACTGAACTGCATCGTCGATCCGCTGCGACATAAACAGGATATTGCCAGACACCTGAAATCCAGTCAGTTTGACCTGATCATTGTCAGTCAGGAAGACAGGCCATTGAATAGCATTCTGGCAGATGTCTCCGAACGCTTACAAAAAACACCGGTACTGGTTCTGACCACAACCAGCTCGATGGATGAGTATCCTGACGAATTACCAGACAACGTAAGTACATTATCAAAACCCGTTGGCCTGCAACGCCTTTCAGATGCCCTGACAGACATTGACTCGGGTAAGCGACCGCAACATCATCAGGAAACCCTTACCCAACCGCAGTCCAGACAGTCCATCCTTGTCGTGGATGACAACCCGGTAAATGTGAAACTGCTTAAAACCATGTTGTCGAATATGGGTCAATCCGTCAAAACAGCCAATAGTGGTTTTGAGGCCATTGAGCAGTGCCAGTCAAACACGTTTGACCTGGTTCTGATGGACGTACAGATGCCCGGAATGGACGGTATAGAAGCAACACGACAGATCAGGGCGATGGAACATATTGGTCAGTCACTGCCTATCATTGGACCCCATAAACTGGACAGGTAG
- a CDS encoding IS3 family transposase (programmed frameshift): MTAKRKRHKPEFKAQVALEAYKGEKTINQLASEHEVAAVQVSQWKRQLLQGVPEVFGRARPEVDPDALTAPLYQEIGRLKMELDWLKKKSLAMSIDDKRRCIDPDHSKISIQRQCELVGLSRSSWYYQASPALESPENLNLMRLIDEQYTRTPFYGSRKITAWLNEQGFPVNRKRIQRLMRLMGIQAVGPKPGTSLRNKEHKVYPYLLNGVDIVRPNQVWSTDITYCPMPQGFMYLVAIIDWYSRYVVSWELSNTLDADFCIHALGRALEQGEPDIFNTDQGCQFTSNDFLAPLQEREIRISMDGKGRALDNIFVERLWRSVKHEWLYTHEFQTVPELYTGLDEYFEFYNTERLHQSLSYKTPKAIHFA; this comes from the exons ATGACAGCAAAAAGAAAACGACATAAGCCCGAATTTAAGGCACAGGTAGCACTCGAAGCCTACAAGGGCGAAAAGACCATAAACCAGCTGGCAAGCGAACACGAAGTTGCAGCCGTTCAGGTTAGCCAGTGGAAGCGACAGCTACTCCAGGGGGTTCCAGAAGTCTTCGGCAGGGCACGGCCAGAGGTAGATCCAGATGCGCTCACTGCCCCCCTGTATCAGGAGATCGGACGGCTTAAAATGGAGCTGGACTGGTTGAAAAAAAAATC TCTGGCAATGTCCATTGATGACAAACGGAGATGCATAGACCCGGATCACTCGAAGATCAGCATTCAGCGCCAATGTGAACTGGTTGGGTTAAGCAGGTCAAGCTGGTATTACCAAGCTTCTCCAGCTTTGGAAAGCCCTGAGAATCTGAATCTGATGAGGCTCATTGATGAGCAGTATACACGTACACCGTTTTACGGCAGTCGTAAGATAACTGCATGGCTGAATGAGCAGGGCTTTCCGGTCAACAGGAAGCGTATACAGCGACTTATGAGGCTGATGGGCATACAGGCTGTCGGACCAAAACCGGGCACAAGCCTGAGAAACAAAGAGCATAAGGTTTACCCGTACTTGTTGAACGGCGTTGATATTGTGAGACCCAATCAGGTCTGGAGTACTGATATTACGTACTGCCCGATGCCTCAGGGGTTTATGTATCTGGTTGCCATTATTGACTGGTACAGCCGTTACGTGGTCAGCTGGGAGCTGTCGAACACACTGGATGCAGACTTCTGTATTCATGCGCTGGGTCGAGCTTTGGAACAAGGTGAACCTGATATATTCAACACTGACCAAGGGTGTCAGTTTACCAGTAATGATTTTCTGGCACCTCTTCAGGAACGGGAAATACGTATCAGCATGGACGGGAAAGGGCGAGCACTGGATAACATTTTTGTCGAGAGGCTGTGGCGCTCCGTCAAACATGAATGGCTGTACACGCATGAATTTCAGACTGTTCCAGAGCTTTATACTGGGCTGGATGAATACTTTGAGTTTTACAACACTGAACGATTACACCAGTCGTTGAGTTATAAAACGCCTAAGGCAATTCACTTTGCATGA
- a CDS encoding Hpt domain-containing protein, which produces MPIIAVTAHALPDEKKLILQSGLNDYMTKPVNVRQLANMVSHWTNQPVKNSLLPRDNLPSVVQATEEISEPSPVDRELSIQLAGGNADLADEMLDMLVKGLDNDIETLQRHARHHYHKGLLERVHRLHGSCRYCGVPELEESCHQLESLLKQDEQTDNPDVEKLLNRLLAAIDNLKGWYRAHQPHEISAKETA; this is translated from the coding sequence ATGCCTATCATTGCAGTCACCGCTCATGCACTGCCGGATGAAAAGAAACTGATATTGCAAAGTGGCCTGAATGATTACATGACCAAGCCTGTCAATGTACGACAACTGGCTAACATGGTCAGCCACTGGACCAATCAGCCTGTTAAGAACAGTCTTTTGCCGAGAGACAATTTACCCAGCGTCGTACAGGCAACAGAAGAGATCAGCGAGCCTTCTCCTGTTGACCGGGAACTGAGCATACAACTGGCCGGAGGCAATGCAGATTTGGCTGATGAAATGCTGGACATGCTGGTTAAAGGACTGGACAACGATATTGAAACACTGCAGCGGCATGCACGCCATCACTATCATAAAGGCTTACTGGAAAGGGTTCACCGTCTACACGGTTCCTGCCGTTATTGCGGTGTACCGGAACTGGAAGAAAGCTGCCACCAGCTGGAAAGCCTGCTGAAACAGGATGAACAAACAGACAACCCGGATGTTGAAAAGCTCCTGAATCGCCTGCTTGCAGCCATTGATAATCTCAAAGGCTGGTACCGGGCACATCAACCTCACGAGATATCTGCAAAGGAAACAGCCTGA
- the acpS gene encoding holo-ACP synthase encodes MIAGIGTDIVRIERIKKALEKSTGEAFARRILTEAEMDVFSKHASPASYLAKRFAAKEAASKALGTGIGKVSFQHMEVTNDELGAPLLTFSGYARELQLQRGIHSLHLSLSDEQDAAVAFVVLES; translated from the coding sequence ATGATTGCTGGAATAGGTACAGATATCGTTCGGATTGAACGCATAAAGAAAGCGCTGGAAAAAAGCACGGGTGAAGCCTTTGCCCGTCGTATTCTGACAGAGGCTGAAATGGACGTGTTTTCCAAACATGCCAGCCCTGCGTCTTATCTGGCAAAACGCTTTGCTGCCAAGGAGGCGGCATCCAAGGCTTTGGGTACCGGTATCGGCAAGGTGTCGTTTCAGCATATGGAAGTGACAAATGATGAACTCGGCGCCCCGTTGTTAACATTCAGCGGTTATGCCCGCGAGCTTCAGCTGCAGCGGGGAATACATTCGTTACATCTGAGTTTGTCGGATGAACAGGATGCGGCTGTTGCCTTTGTTGTGCTGGAGTCCTGA
- the pdxJ gene encoding pyridoxine 5'-phosphate synthase: MIPHQRILLGVNIDHVATIREARGIRYPDPVQAAIEAEEAGADGITLHLREDRRHIQDRDVQLISQVLQTPMNLEMAVTEEMLSIAEEIQPQCVCLVPEKRQELTTEGGLDVIGNQSAIAAACQRMAAQNSEVSLFVDPDIDQIQASVDAGAPVIELHTGAYAEATSHECIRAELKRLEQATEFALGKGLIVNAGHGLNYQNVEPIAATAGINELNIGHAIIGRALFVGLKDAVREMKTLMLRASLHR, encoded by the coding sequence ATGATCCCTCATCAGCGTATTTTGCTGGGTGTCAACATTGACCACGTAGCGACTATTCGAGAAGCTCGTGGTATCCGTTATCCGGACCCGGTTCAGGCTGCGATTGAAGCAGAGGAGGCAGGTGCCGACGGTATTACCCTGCACCTCCGGGAGGATCGCCGACATATTCAGGATCGGGATGTGCAACTGATTAGTCAGGTGCTGCAAACCCCCATGAACCTTGAAATGGCAGTGACCGAAGAGATGCTGTCCATTGCTGAGGAAATTCAGCCCCAATGTGTTTGTCTGGTCCCGGAAAAACGACAGGAACTCACTACAGAAGGTGGTCTTGACGTTATAGGCAATCAGTCGGCCATTGCCGCTGCCTGTCAGCGAATGGCGGCACAGAATTCTGAAGTCTCCCTGTTTGTTGATCCGGACATTGACCAGATTCAGGCTTCAGTGGATGCCGGCGCTCCGGTGATTGAGCTGCATACCGGTGCTTATGCCGAGGCGACCAGTCATGAATGCATCCGGGCCGAGCTAAAACGCCTGGAACAAGCGACAGAATTCGCTCTGGGTAAAGGGCTGATTGTGAATGCCGGTCATGGCCTGAACTACCAGAATGTGGAACCCATTGCCGCTACTGCAGGCATCAACGAACTGAATATTGGTCATGCCATTATTGGACGTGCGTTGTTTGTCGGTTTAAAAGATGCGGTCAGGGAAATGAAAACTCTGATGCTGAGGGCTTCCCTGCACCGATGA
- the recO gene encoding DNA repair protein RecO, translating to MNDLSAAWLLHSRPYKERSVIAELLVEDYGRLAMVVRGVRQAKSRTAPLLQPFTRVLLSWRGRGELKTLSSIELSRSVRLTGQPLYCGFYVNELIMRAVLPGQPMDGLSELYERVIERLHNESSIEPVLRWFELELLELTGYLPDLEHDTKTGQAVQPDARYRLVPEQGLIRLNEDMPLKADCFSGAALQAMSARTFTQSQWLPSFKRFTRLALQPLIGEKPLRSRELFTRLTHG from the coding sequence ATGAATGACCTGAGCGCCGCCTGGCTGTTACACAGCAGACCTTATAAGGAGCGCTCGGTCATTGCTGAATTACTTGTGGAAGACTATGGACGCCTGGCAATGGTCGTGCGGGGCGTTCGTCAGGCAAAGTCACGAACAGCCCCCCTGTTGCAGCCTTTTACCCGGGTATTGTTGAGCTGGCGAGGGCGCGGTGAACTGAAAACCCTGTCCAGTATTGAACTGTCCCGTTCTGTCCGTCTGACGGGACAGCCTTTGTATTGCGGCTTTTACGTCAATGAACTGATTATGCGTGCGGTGCTGCCGGGGCAACCCATGGATGGTTTGTCGGAGCTGTATGAACGGGTGATTGAGAGACTTCACAACGAGTCGTCCATAGAGCCTGTATTGCGCTGGTTTGAGCTGGAATTGCTGGAGTTGACCGGTTATCTACCTGACCTTGAGCATGATACAAAAACAGGTCAGGCGGTTCAGCCTGATGCCCGCTACCGGCTGGTGCCAGAGCAGGGTTTGATTCGGCTGAACGAAGATATGCCACTCAAGGCGGACTGTTTTTCCGGTGCAGCCTTGCAGGCAATGTCGGCAAGAACGTTTACCCAAAGTCAGTGGCTGCCTTCATTCAAACGTTTTACCCGCTTAGCCTTGCAACCTCTTATTGGTGAAAAGCCTTTGCGGAGTCGTGAGCTTTTCACGCGGTTGACTCATGGTTAA
- the era gene encoding GTPase Era — MSTEVNELNLSVQNNDDTRCGYVAIVGRPNVGKSTLLNHILGQKLSITSRRPQTTRHQVLGIKTEDGIQTIYVDTPGMHKEQKKAINRYMNRAATSALTGVDAIVFVVDRLKWNHEDQLVLDKLQHASCPVILAVNKVDRIEDKAELMPHLQELADKHDFKAIMPISAQHGHNLKELETMIEGMMPESIHFYPEDQVTDRSSRFMAAELVREKIMRQLGDELPYEMTVEIEEFKHEMRPKGPLLTISALILVERQGQKAIVIGDKGARLKTIGQEARKDMEHMFDAKVMLNLWVKVKGGWSDDDRALKSLGYDYSK; from the coding sequence ATGAGTACTGAAGTAAACGAGCTGAATCTGTCTGTGCAGAATAATGATGACACCCGTTGCGGTTATGTGGCGATTGTCGGTCGCCCGAATGTGGGTAAATCGACACTGCTGAACCATATCCTTGGTCAGAAACTGTCCATCACCTCCCGTCGCCCGCAGACGACCCGTCATCAGGTGTTGGGCATCAAAACGGAAGACGGTATTCAAACCATTTATGTTGATACGCCGGGAATGCACAAAGAGCAGAAGAAGGCGATTAACCGCTACATGAACCGGGCTGCGACCAGTGCCCTGACCGGTGTTGATGCGATTGTCTTTGTGGTAGACAGGCTGAAGTGGAACCACGAAGATCAGCTGGTTCTGGACAAGCTGCAACATGCCTCCTGTCCGGTAATACTGGCGGTCAACAAGGTTGATCGTATTGAAGATAAAGCCGAATTGATGCCACATCTGCAGGAACTGGCTGACAAGCACGATTTCAAAGCCATTATGCCGATTTCTGCCCAGCACGGTCATAACCTGAAAGAACTGGAAACCATGATTGAAGGCATGATGCCTGAAAGCATCCATTTCTACCCGGAAGATCAGGTGACGGATCGCAGTTCCCGCTTTATGGCAGCAGAATTGGTGCGTGAAAAAATCATGCGTCAGCTGGGTGATGAGCTGCCTTATGAAATGACGGTTGAAATTGAAGAGTTCAAACATGAAATGCGCCCCAAAGGCCCGCTGCTGACCATCAGTGCCTTGATTCTGGTGGAACGTCAGGGGCAAAAAGCCATTGTGATTGGCGATAAGGGGGCCCGGCTGAAAACCATCGGTCAGGAGGCTCGTAAGGACATGGAACACATGTTTGATGCAAAAGTCATGCTGAACCTCTGGGTGAAGGTAAAAGGTGGCTGGTCTGATGATGATCGTGCACTGAAAAGCCTTGGTTACGACTACTCCAAATAA